The following coding sequences are from one Verrucosispora sp. WMMD573 window:
- a CDS encoding helix-turn-helix domain-containing protein — MRPHVVAVAVTDNLPLFELAVPQEVFGTDRRDIVDPWYEMRLCAAEPGPLRTTGGSWLDPAYGLDDLVEADTVLVPGCARPIQTSPPAELVEALRTAYARGSRIVGICTGAYPIAAAGLLDGRRATTHWMNAQDFAGRFPLVDLDPRVLYVAEGTIFTSAGTAAAIDLCLHLVRLDHGAAVAAEVARRMVVAPQRGAEHTQYPAPPVRGTSPADLSPVLEWARQRLDRPLSVNDLARAANLSPRTLARRFRDSLGTTPLQWLLEQRVRLAQELLETTEDPVERIAHRTGFGSGANLRQHFGRISGMTPQTYRHVFRYRAGASARPTAPHRPAGQPLR; from the coding sequence CGACCCGTGGTACGAGATGCGCCTGTGCGCGGCCGAGCCGGGTCCGCTGCGTACCACGGGTGGCTCGTGGCTCGATCCCGCGTACGGCCTGGACGATCTGGTCGAGGCCGATACCGTGCTGGTGCCCGGCTGCGCGCGGCCCATCCAGACCAGTCCGCCGGCAGAGCTGGTCGAGGCGCTACGCACCGCGTACGCGCGGGGCAGCCGCATCGTCGGCATCTGTACCGGCGCGTACCCGATCGCCGCAGCCGGCCTGCTCGACGGCCGCCGCGCCACCACGCACTGGATGAACGCGCAGGACTTCGCCGGCCGGTTCCCGCTGGTCGACCTCGACCCCCGGGTGCTCTATGTGGCGGAGGGCACCATCTTCACCTCGGCCGGTACGGCCGCCGCCATCGACCTGTGCCTGCACCTGGTGCGGCTGGACCACGGTGCCGCGGTGGCCGCCGAGGTGGCCCGGCGGATGGTGGTGGCGCCGCAGCGGGGCGCCGAGCACACCCAGTATCCGGCGCCGCCGGTGCGCGGAACGTCCCCGGCCGATCTGAGCCCGGTGCTGGAGTGGGCTCGGCAACGCCTCGACCGGCCGCTGTCGGTCAACGACCTGGCCCGCGCGGCCAACCTGAGCCCGCGTACCCTGGCCCGCCGGTTCCGCGACTCGCTCGGCACGACGCCGTTGCAGTGGCTGTTGGAGCAGCGGGTCCGGCTGGCACAGGAGTTGCTGGAGACCACCGAGGATCCGGTCGAGCGGATCGCGCACCGTACCGGCTTCGGTAGCGGCGCCAACCTGCGCCAGCACTTCGGCCGGATCAGCGGAATGACCCCGCAGACCTACCGGCACGTCTTCCGGTACCGGGCCGGCGCGTCTGCCCGCCCGACGGCACCGCACCGGCCGGCCGGCCAGCCACTGCGGTAG
- a CDS encoding endo-1,4-beta-xylanase, whose amino-acid sequence MRLWNLSHRSRRRSRTVALLCSAALVTAVAVAPAPAAAAETVLANDFESGSYAPWGPRGDITLAIADEGHESDSSLSVTGRTANWQGAATSATALFRPGTQYSVTAWVKLPAGTEGTAGVHFTVEATPADGGDNTYTWIGGDVPATAESWVQIGGTYTLPDGLSAATLYVEAAESTPFLLDDVLITGPDGGPGGPEPGTVVIDTDFEDGLDGWGPRDSGPGAPTVEISDVAHGGTAAALVTDRVNQGAGLGRDVAGLFEAGVTYEFSAWLRFAEGQPTDQIWLSLASTSGGSQSFSTLAQFESITNTGWTEVSARFTMPASDEALLYFETRWQGADVTGNTSDFLIDDIIVRVPEPPVIEDLTPIHETTDFPVGVAIDARETVGGPAQLLNRHFNQVTHENHMKPEAWYDDERNFRPHEQALAVMDFARDNDLRVYGHVLVWHSQTPTWFFQDAEGQPLTTSAEHQQLLRDRLRTHIFDVAESLSERYGPFGSPTNPLYAWDVVNEVISDSGEYADGLRRSEWYRILGENFIDLSFEYAHEAFNDVHAVPGSDPVTLFINDYNTEQSGKQARYRALVQRLVDRDVPIDGVGHQFHVSLATPVSSLAATLDAFAELPLTQAVTELDVTTGTPVTQARLIEQGYFYRDAFRIFREHTDDLFAVTVWGLTDGRSWRAANAPLLFDDNLRAKPAYYGAVDGDLPARLRTANVFAGDLALTAAAPKDLTWRKLPLHPIEDTARFQLRWAPDHLTAYVTVDDAAVSDDDQVTFALGDETYRVARDGSGDVPAVAAERDGGYHLVAHLPLVDAAEGDTRTLDVRVTDNGTTSGWNTPGAVGTLSLVEELSYLEVRETATAPVIDGTVDAGWSQATSVTTAKQVSGTDGATANVRTLWQGQTLYVLAEVTDPVVDVSGSDPWTQDSVEIYVDAGNAKNGPFRYDDTQIRINADNVVSFGTGDEAFQAGRLESAAVRTETGYTVEAAISLLEYGGLGTFHGLDFQVNDASDGARTSIRNWAEQNGEGYQTTARWGVGRLVAGSNVEIAMERIARWNSDSGGGYCATITATNNGDKPVEWTAVVDLEGDMYTAWNFKREQLVDGSYRIKGVNWNRTLAAGASTFSIGYCANL is encoded by the coding sequence ATGCGCCTCTGGAACCTCTCCCATCGATCACGACGCCGATCCCGAACCGTCGCGCTGCTCTGCTCCGCAGCGCTCGTCACGGCGGTCGCCGTGGCACCCGCACCGGCAGCCGCCGCCGAGACCGTCCTCGCCAACGACTTCGAGTCCGGCTCGTACGCGCCGTGGGGACCACGCGGCGACATCACCCTCGCCATCGCCGACGAGGGACACGAGAGCGACAGCAGCCTGTCGGTCACCGGCCGTACGGCGAACTGGCAGGGCGCGGCGACGAGCGCGACGGCGCTGTTCCGGCCCGGTACGCAGTACTCGGTCACCGCCTGGGTGAAGCTGCCGGCCGGCACCGAGGGCACCGCCGGAGTGCACTTCACCGTCGAGGCGACCCCGGCCGACGGCGGAGACAACACCTACACCTGGATCGGCGGCGACGTCCCCGCCACCGCCGAGAGCTGGGTGCAGATCGGCGGCACCTACACGCTGCCCGACGGGCTCAGCGCCGCCACCCTCTACGTAGAGGCTGCGGAAAGCACCCCGTTCCTCCTCGACGACGTGCTGATCACCGGACCGGACGGCGGACCGGGCGGACCTGAACCCGGCACCGTCGTCATCGACACCGACTTCGAGGACGGACTGGACGGCTGGGGTCCGCGCGACAGCGGTCCCGGCGCCCCGACCGTCGAGATCAGCGACGTCGCGCACGGTGGGACGGCAGCGGCGCTCGTCACCGACCGGGTCAACCAGGGTGCCGGGCTCGGGCGCGACGTCGCCGGCCTGTTCGAGGCCGGCGTCACCTACGAGTTCAGCGCCTGGCTGCGGTTCGCCGAGGGCCAGCCGACCGACCAGATCTGGCTCAGCCTGGCCAGCACCTCCGGTGGCAGCCAGTCGTTCAGCACCCTCGCCCAGTTCGAGTCCATCACGAACACGGGATGGACCGAGGTGAGCGCCCGGTTCACCATGCCTGCCTCCGACGAGGCCCTGCTCTACTTCGAGACCCGCTGGCAGGGCGCGGACGTGACCGGCAACACCAGCGACTTCCTGATCGACGACATCATCGTCCGGGTGCCCGAACCGCCCGTCATCGAGGACCTCACCCCCATTCACGAGACCACCGACTTCCCGGTCGGCGTGGCCATCGACGCCCGGGAGACCGTCGGCGGCCCCGCACAGTTGCTGAACCGGCACTTCAACCAGGTCACGCACGAGAACCACATGAAGCCCGAGGCCTGGTACGACGACGAGCGCAACTTCCGGCCCCACGAGCAGGCGCTCGCCGTGATGGACTTCGCCCGCGACAACGACCTGCGCGTCTACGGTCACGTGCTGGTCTGGCACAGCCAGACCCCGACCTGGTTCTTCCAGGATGCCGAGGGCCAGCCGCTCACCACGTCTGCGGAACACCAGCAGCTGCTGCGCGACCGGCTGCGTACCCACATCTTCGACGTGGCCGAATCACTGTCCGAGCGCTACGGTCCGTTCGGCTCTCCCACCAACCCGCTGTACGCCTGGGACGTCGTCAACGAGGTGATCAGCGACAGCGGCGAGTACGCCGACGGCCTGCGCCGCAGCGAGTGGTACCGGATTCTCGGCGAGAACTTCATCGACCTGTCGTTCGAGTACGCGCACGAGGCGTTCAACGACGTACACGCCGTACCCGGCAGCGACCCGGTGACCCTGTTCATCAACGACTACAACACCGAGCAGAGCGGCAAGCAGGCCCGCTACCGGGCGCTGGTGCAGCGGCTGGTCGACCGGGACGTGCCGATCGACGGGGTGGGGCACCAGTTCCACGTCTCGCTGGCCACGCCGGTCAGCAGCCTGGCGGCCACCTTGGACGCCTTCGCCGAGCTGCCGCTGACCCAGGCCGTCACCGAACTCGACGTCACCACCGGCACCCCGGTGACCCAGGCGCGGCTCATCGAGCAGGGCTACTTCTACCGGGATGCCTTCCGGATCTTCCGGGAGCACACCGACGACCTGTTCGCCGTCACGGTGTGGGGGCTCACCGACGGCCGCTCGTGGCGGGCAGCCAACGCGCCGCTGCTGTTCGACGACAACCTGCGGGCCAAGCCGGCCTACTACGGGGCGGTCGACGGTGACCTGCCGGCGCGTCTGCGTACAGCCAACGTCTTCGCCGGTGACCTGGCCCTCACGGCCGCCGCGCCGAAGGACCTGACCTGGCGCAAACTGCCCCTGCACCCGATCGAGGACACGGCCCGGTTCCAGTTGCGCTGGGCGCCGGACCACCTGACCGCGTACGTCACGGTCGACGACGCCGCGGTGTCCGACGACGACCAGGTCACCTTCGCGCTCGGCGACGAGACCTACCGGGTCGCCCGCGACGGCAGCGGCGACGTGCCGGCCGTGGCAGCCGAGCGGGACGGCGGCTACCACCTGGTCGCTCACCTGCCGCTGGTCGACGCCGCCGAGGGCGACACCCGCACCCTCGACGTACGGGTGACCGACAACGGCACGACCTCCGGCTGGAACACCCCGGGCGCCGTGGGCACCCTGAGCCTGGTCGAGGAGCTGTCATACCTGGAGGTACGGGAGACGGCCACCGCGCCGGTCATCGACGGCACGGTGGACGCCGGCTGGTCCCAGGCCACGTCGGTCACCACCGCCAAGCAGGTTTCCGGCACCGACGGCGCGACCGCGAACGTCCGTACCCTCTGGCAGGGCCAGACGCTGTACGTGCTGGCCGAGGTCACCGACCCGGTGGTGGATGTCTCCGGCTCCGACCCGTGGACCCAGGACTCGGTCGAGATCTACGTCGACGCCGGCAACGCCAAGAACGGTCCGTTCCGCTACGACGACACCCAGATCCGGATCAACGCCGACAACGTCGTGTCGTTCGGCACCGGTGACGAGGCGTTCCAGGCCGGACGACTGGAGAGCGCTGCCGTGCGTACCGAGACCGGATACACCGTCGAGGCGGCGATCAGTCTGCTCGAATACGGTGGCCTCGGCACGTTCCACGGCCTGGACTTCCAGGTCAACGACGCCTCCGACGGCGCACGCACGTCGATCCGAAACTGGGCGGAACAGAACGGCGAGGGTTACCAGACCACCGCCCGCTGGGGCGTGGGCCGGCTGGTCGCCGGTTCCAACGTGGAGATCGCGATGGAGCGGATCGCCCGGTGGAACTCCGACAGCGGCGGCGGCTACTGCGCCACCATCACCGCCACCAACAACGGCGACAAGCCCGTCGAGTGGACCGCGGTGGTCGACCTGGAGGGTGACATGTACACCGCCTGGAACTTCAAACGGGAGCAGCTCGTCGACGGCAGCTACCGGATCAAGGGGGTGAACTGGAACCGGACCCTGGCGGCCGGCGCCAGCACCTTCAGCATCGGCTACTGCGCCAACCTGTGA
- a CDS encoding YcnI family protein — MLDLRRRRVAQAATLGLFTAAAVALTGAPAAAHVTVSPSVTTAGSYTVLTFGVPHGCDTSATTKVSIKMPEQIVSVTPTVNSNWTVQKVMAELNPPVKDGHGNEITQRVTEVVYTAKTPLPADLRDTFELSLKLPDAAGETLAFPAVQTCEQGETPWVEMPAAGQDADELEHPAPAFVLTAKADAEGAEAAVQPVSQTTEEPAGGTGVVGWIALVLGALGLVAGGLALLRTRKAG, encoded by the coding sequence ATGCTGGATCTCAGACGCCGCAGGGTCGCGCAGGCTGCCACCCTCGGACTCTTCACCGCCGCCGCAGTGGCGCTCACCGGAGCGCCGGCCGCCGCGCACGTCACGGTCAGCCCGTCGGTCACCACCGCCGGTTCCTACACCGTCCTCACGTTCGGTGTGCCGCACGGCTGCGACACGTCGGCCACCACGAAGGTGTCGATCAAGATGCCGGAGCAGATCGTCTCGGTCACACCGACGGTCAACTCGAACTGGACCGTGCAGAAGGTGATGGCGGAGCTGAATCCGCCGGTCAAGGACGGCCACGGCAACGAGATCACGCAGCGGGTCACCGAGGTGGTCTACACCGCGAAGACGCCGCTGCCGGCCGACCTGCGGGACACGTTCGAACTGTCGCTGAAGCTGCCGGACGCGGCCGGCGAGACGCTGGCCTTCCCCGCCGTGCAGACCTGCGAGCAGGGTGAGACGCCGTGGGTGGAGATGCCCGCCGCCGGTCAGGACGCCGACGAACTGGAACACCCGGCGCCGGCGTTCGTGCTGACCGCGAAGGCCGACGCCGAGGGCGCCGAGGCGGCCGTGCAGCCGGTGTCGCAGACCACCGAGGAGCCCGCCGGCGGCACCGGAGTGGTCGGGTGGATCGCTCTGGTGCTCGGTGCGCTGGGCTTGGTGGCCGGCGGGCTGGCGCTGCTGCGTACCCGCAAGGCCGGCTGA
- a CDS encoding FixH family protein: MRSRGTRAAARSVPGGWARRACAAALAALLGLLAAVAPAAPAAAHAVLVGTDPADGAVLTTVPAEVTLTFNEPVTVRSGGVRLLDAAGDELSTDSRSVDTTVVLTVPPDLADGTYIVAFRVISADSHPVSGGFSFAVGAPSSATVAVPESRPTRALDLLRQGAEAVAYLGLLVGAGLLVFLLVLLRAEAPVLRRRLLRLAGWSAGLTVLARLVLVPAVPAWQDGRGLTAIFDGAQWLTGLRSEEALSSVLVVLGLGAALWATATVGAKTGPAVAGQPARRAALAALAFAGVALAWGAVALVGHTRTYGPAWLVVPADILHVTTAGVWLGGLVALPWALTRSADLSADAAVRTVAAFSRTAAVLVGLLSAAGLLVAWRILRSWEPLWATSYGLALLTKVGLTIVVLVVAAHNRFRLVPRVLAADRDDGSVVAWRLLRRTVRVEAVLLVGVVVATGILVTQSPVIETAPKPAVEAGSGPLVVEAPLGSGRAVARFTPGEVGVNSMELELVDADGQPVVPVAEPKLTVLLPAMAVGPLERTLTPTGPGRYEAVVDLPLAGSWVVQASVRTSKYESPIARFTVDVR, translated from the coding sequence GTGAGATCGCGCGGCACTCGGGCGGCAGCGCGATCGGTCCCGGGTGGGTGGGCGCGGCGGGCGTGTGCCGCCGCGCTCGCCGCCCTGCTCGGCCTGTTGGCTGCCGTCGCCCCGGCAGCGCCGGCGGCCGCTCATGCGGTGCTGGTGGGTACCGACCCGGCCGACGGAGCGGTGCTGACGACGGTCCCGGCCGAGGTCACGCTGACCTTCAACGAACCGGTGACCGTGCGTTCGGGTGGGGTCCGACTGCTCGACGCGGCCGGCGACGAACTGTCCACCGACAGCCGGTCGGTGGACACGACGGTGGTCCTGACCGTCCCACCGGACCTCGCCGATGGCACCTACATCGTCGCGTTCCGGGTGATCTCCGCGGACAGCCATCCCGTCTCCGGCGGGTTCAGTTTCGCCGTCGGCGCGCCGAGCAGTGCGACGGTAGCGGTACCGGAGAGTCGTCCGACCCGCGCACTGGACCTCCTGCGCCAGGGGGCCGAGGCGGTGGCCTATCTGGGCCTGCTTGTCGGTGCGGGCCTACTGGTCTTCCTCCTCGTCCTGCTCCGCGCCGAGGCACCGGTCCTGCGGCGTCGGCTGCTGCGGCTCGCCGGCTGGTCGGCGGGACTGACCGTGCTGGCCCGGCTGGTGCTGGTGCCGGCCGTCCCCGCCTGGCAGGACGGGCGCGGACTGACCGCCATCTTCGACGGGGCCCAGTGGCTGACCGGTCTACGGTCGGAGGAGGCACTGAGTTCGGTGCTTGTCGTCCTCGGGCTGGGCGCCGCGCTGTGGGCCACCGCGACCGTGGGGGCGAAGACGGGGCCGGCCGTCGCCGGTCAGCCGGCCCGGCGCGCCGCGCTGGCCGCGCTGGCCTTCGCCGGTGTCGCCCTCGCCTGGGGGGCGGTCGCGCTGGTCGGGCACACCCGCACCTACGGTCCGGCCTGGCTGGTCGTCCCGGCAGACATCCTGCACGTCACCACCGCCGGGGTGTGGCTGGGTGGTCTGGTGGCGCTGCCCTGGGCGCTGACCCGGTCCGCCGACCTATCGGCCGACGCGGCCGTCCGAACGGTGGCCGCGTTCTCCCGTACCGCCGCCGTCCTCGTCGGCCTGCTCAGCGCCGCTGGCCTGCTGGTCGCGTGGCGCATCCTGCGGTCCTGGGAGCCGTTGTGGGCGACCTCGTACGGCCTCGCCCTGCTCACCAAGGTCGGGCTGACCATCGTGGTGCTCGTCGTCGCCGCCCACAACCGGTTCCGCCTGGTGCCCCGCGTCCTCGCCGCTGACCGTGACGATGGTTCCGTGGTGGCGTGGCGCCTGCTGCGGCGTACCGTCCGGGTCGAGGCCGTGCTGCTGGTAGGTGTTGTTGTCGCCACCGGGATCCTGGTCACCCAGAGCCCGGTCATCGAGACCGCACCGAAGCCGGCGGTGGAGGCCGGCAGCGGCCCGCTCGTGGTGGAGGCGCCGCTGGGCTCCGGGCGTGCGGTCGCCCGGTTCACCCCCGGAGAGGTAGGTGTCAACTCGATGGAACTGGAGCTCGTCGACGCCGATGGCCAGCCCGTTGTACCGGTGGCGGAGCCGAAGCTGACGGTCCTGCTGCCGGCGATGGCTGTCGGCCCCCTGGAACGGACATTGACGCCTACCGGTCCGGGGCGCTACGAGGCGGTCGTCGACCTGCCGCTCGCTGGCTCGTGGGTGGTGCAGGCGAGCGTGCGGACCTCCAAGTACGAGAGTCCGATTGCCCGGTTCACGGTGGACGTTCGATGA
- a CDS encoding DUF1775 domain-containing protein: protein MRRRRWARAAVVTVAGVLGYLVLGAVPAAAHVEVAEARPNGDGTATLTFSFDHSCDDSPTTELVVALPDGVTASAVAAPEGWSGAVAGDRVTFTGPGLETASVGVTARIVARAGDTLIFPVLQRCADGGSYDWIDITADSDHPAPRLIATNAVLAAQPGTTTAPPLAGGAERTQGDGATLGQASVVVVAFVAAAAVGGFVAVRRQ from the coding sequence ATGAGGCGACGGCGGTGGGCCAGGGCAGCGGTCGTGACGGTGGCCGGCGTGCTCGGCTATCTCGTACTGGGCGCGGTGCCCGCTGCCGCGCACGTCGAGGTGGCGGAGGCTCGGCCGAACGGTGACGGCACCGCCACCCTGACGTTCAGCTTCGACCACAGTTGCGACGACTCCCCCACCACCGAACTGGTAGTCGCCCTGCCGGACGGGGTGACCGCGTCCGCTGTCGCGGCACCGGAGGGCTGGTCCGGCGCGGTCGCCGGCGATCGCGTCACGTTCACCGGACCCGGCCTGGAGACCGCCAGTGTGGGCGTTACCGCCCGGATCGTGGCCCGAGCCGGGGACACCCTCATCTTCCCGGTGCTGCAACGATGCGCCGACGGCGGCTCGTACGACTGGATCGACATCACGGCAGACAGTGATCATCCCGCACCGCGGTTGATCGCCACCAACGCCGTGCTCGCCGCCCAGCCGGGGACGACCACCGCGCCACCGCTGGCCGGCGGCGCGGAGCGGACCCAGGGTGACGGCGCCACCCTGGGTCAAGCATCGGTCGTGGTCGTCGCCTTCGTCGCCGCCGCGGCGGTCGGTGGGTTCGTCGCCGTTCGGCGGCAGTGA
- a CDS encoding LacI family DNA-binding transcriptional regulator — protein MTQQDIARMTGVSQATVSLVLNGRDDGSVRIAPETRERVLGAIRATGYVADPVARRLAARHNRILGVFTYEPVFPAGTGDFYHPFLVGIEESAERLGCDLLLLTSAPVTDGRRRIFHDDNRLRLADGCVLLGRSLDRDELGRLVAEGHPFVSVGRRDDAGGPVPYVGADYATATADVVRRALDAGHSRLAYLGQGAGPESHTDRFAGYRAALDAAGLPTRHEPTDRSPAELLDALLASGVTAVVVEEYADGVALAAVAAERGRTVPSDLSILALGDPTRPTTSDLEFTGFRIPRREMGWQAVEVLTGLLAGVPGTVTQRLLPCQPVDGVTLLPPRP, from the coding sequence GTGACCCAGCAGGACATCGCCCGGATGACCGGCGTCAGCCAGGCGACGGTCTCGCTGGTGCTCAACGGCCGCGACGACGGCAGCGTCCGGATCGCCCCGGAGACCCGGGAACGGGTGCTGGGCGCCATCCGGGCCACCGGGTACGTCGCCGACCCGGTGGCCCGGCGGCTCGCCGCCCGGCACAACCGGATCCTCGGCGTCTTCACCTACGAGCCGGTGTTCCCGGCCGGCACCGGCGACTTCTACCACCCGTTCCTGGTCGGTATCGAGGAGTCCGCCGAGCGCCTCGGTTGCGACCTGCTGCTGCTCACCAGCGCACCGGTCACCGACGGCCGGCGGCGGATCTTCCACGACGACAACCGGCTGCGACTGGCCGACGGCTGCGTCCTGCTCGGTCGCTCGCTGGACCGCGACGAGCTGGGCCGGCTGGTCGCCGAGGGGCACCCGTTCGTCTCCGTCGGCCGACGCGACGACGCGGGCGGACCGGTGCCGTACGTCGGCGCGGACTACGCCACCGCCACCGCCGACGTGGTCCGGCGCGCCCTCGACGCCGGCCACAGCAGGCTGGCGTACCTCGGCCAGGGCGCGGGCCCGGAATCACACACCGACCGGTTCGCCGGATACCGGGCCGCCCTCGACGCGGCAGGACTGCCGACCCGGCACGAACCCACCGACCGCTCCCCCGCCGAGCTGCTCGACGCGCTGCTCGCCAGCGGAGTCACCGCCGTGGTGGTCGAAGAGTACGCCGACGGCGTTGCCCTGGCCGCCGTCGCCGCCGAGCGCGGCCGGACCGTGCCCTCCGACCTGTCCATCCTCGCCCTCGGCGACCCGACCCGACCGACGACCAGCGATCTGGAGTTCACCGGCTTCCGGATCCCCCGCCGCGAGATGGGATGGCAGGCCGTCGAGGTGCTCACCGGGCTGCTCGCCGGGGTGCCCGGCACGGTGACCCAGCGGCTGCTGCCGTGCCAGCCGGTCGACGGCGTGACCCTCCTGCCGCCCCGACCCTGA
- a CDS encoding FAD-dependent oxidoreductase — protein sequence MQAEVLVVGGGLGGVAAALAALRAGRSVLLTEEYDWLGGQLTSQAVPPDEHSWVERFGVTASYRALRDGIREHYRRWYPLTDRARRTTALNPGAGHVSRLCHEPRVAVTVLEAMLGPYRGSGRLRVLQPYRPVAADTDGDRVTGVTVAHRHTGERVHLSAPYVLDATETGELLPLTDTEYVTGFESRADTGEPSAPEQAQPANMQAVSVCFAVDHVDGDHTIDKPTAYDFWRAYRPPFWGDRMLSFRSPNPRTLAISERSFTPNPDDDPWLVQADQRVNPGDGNLWTFRRIAARRNFAPGAYDSDICLVNWPMIDYFERPVIDVPDADAGIAAARELSLSVLYWLQTEAPRTDGGTGFPGLRLRGDVTGTGTAATGGDVTHSGLAQAPYIRESRRIRAEYTVVEQDLSLEIRGDKGAVSYADSVGVGMYRIDLHPSTGGDNYIDVASCPFEIPLGALIPRRVENLLPAGKNIGTTHITNGSYRLHPVEWNVGEVAGLLADFCLARRITPRAVRYTPGLLADFQNRLADSGVELRWPDIAGY from the coding sequence ATGCAGGCCGAAGTACTTGTCGTCGGCGGTGGGCTCGGTGGCGTGGCCGCCGCCCTGGCCGCGCTGCGCGCCGGCCGCAGCGTGCTGCTGACCGAGGAGTACGACTGGCTCGGCGGGCAGCTCACCAGCCAGGCCGTACCGCCGGACGAGCACTCCTGGGTGGAGCGCTTCGGCGTCACCGCCAGCTACCGGGCACTGCGTGACGGCATCCGGGAGCACTACCGACGGTGGTATCCGCTGACCGACCGGGCCCGGCGCACCACCGCGCTCAACCCGGGAGCCGGGCACGTCAGTCGGCTCTGCCACGAACCCCGGGTCGCGGTGACGGTGCTGGAGGCCATGCTGGGGCCGTACCGGGGATCCGGGCGGCTGCGGGTGCTCCAGCCGTACCGGCCGGTGGCGGCCGACACCGACGGCGACCGGGTCACCGGCGTCACCGTGGCGCACCGGCATACCGGCGAGCGGGTGCACCTGTCCGCGCCGTACGTGCTGGACGCCACCGAGACCGGCGAGTTGCTGCCGCTGACCGACACCGAGTACGTCACCGGCTTCGAATCGCGGGCCGACACCGGTGAGCCGAGCGCGCCGGAGCAGGCACAGCCGGCGAACATGCAGGCGGTGTCGGTGTGCTTCGCGGTCGACCACGTCGACGGCGACCACACCATCGACAAGCCGACGGCGTACGACTTCTGGCGGGCGTACCGGCCGCCGTTCTGGGGCGACCGGATGCTGTCGTTCCGCTCCCCCAACCCGCGTACCCTGGCAATCTCCGAACGCAGCTTCACGCCGAATCCGGACGACGACCCCTGGCTGGTCCAGGCCGACCAGCGGGTCAACCCGGGTGACGGGAACCTGTGGACATTCCGCCGGATCGCCGCCCGGCGCAACTTCGCCCCCGGTGCGTACGACAGCGACATCTGCCTGGTCAACTGGCCGATGATCGACTACTTCGAGCGGCCGGTGATCGACGTACCCGATGCCGACGCCGGCATCGCCGCGGCCCGGGAGCTGTCCCTGTCGGTGCTGTACTGGCTCCAGACCGAGGCACCGCGCACCGACGGTGGGACCGGTTTCCCCGGGCTGCGGCTACGCGGCGACGTCACCGGCACCGGCACCGCCGCCACCGGCGGGGACGTCACCCACAGCGGCCTGGCCCAGGCGCCCTACATCCGGGAGTCGCGCCGCATCCGCGCCGAGTACACGGTCGTCGAGCAGGACCTCTCCTTGGAGATCCGGGGCGACAAGGGCGCGGTCAGCTACGCCGACTCGGTCGGGGTCGGCATGTACCGCATCGACCTGCACCCCTCCACCGGCGGCGACAACTACATCGACGTGGCCTCCTGCCCCTTCGAGATCCCGCTCGGCGCCCTGATCCCCCGCCGGGTGGAGAACCTGCTGCCCGCCGGCAAGAACATCGGCACCACGCACATCACCAACGGCTCCTACCGCCTGCATCCCGTGGAGTGGAACGTCGGCGAGGTCGCCGGTCTGCTCGCGGACTTCTGCCTGGCCCGGCGGATCACCCCCCGCGCGGTGCGCTACACCCCCGGCCTGCTGGCCGACTTCCAGAACCGCCTCGCCGACTCCGGTGTCGAGCTGCGCTGGCCCGACATCGCCGGCTACTGA